Proteins encoded by one window of Symbiobacterium terraclitae:
- a CDS encoding vitamin K epoxide reductase family protein, translated as MSLRRLLQGIGVLAVAGLAISTYLTYVYTTDSVAICFGGGGCDTVQHSPYAWIMGIPIPTLGAAAYLLVLGLAAVALRGREPAEWTVLALFGTSLVGLLFSAYLTYLELFVIHAICTWCVVSAVIQVLLFGMAVVLWRRHQQSV; from the coding sequence GTGAGTCTGAGACGGCTGTTGCAGGGAATCGGCGTGCTGGCCGTGGCCGGGCTGGCCATCTCCACCTACCTGACCTACGTCTACACCACGGATTCGGTGGCGATCTGCTTCGGGGGCGGCGGGTGCGATACCGTGCAGCACAGCCCCTATGCCTGGATCATGGGGATTCCGATCCCCACGCTGGGCGCCGCCGCCTACCTGCTGGTGCTGGGGCTTGCCGCTGTCGCCCTGCGCGGCCGGGAGCCGGCTGAGTGGACCGTGCTGGCGCTGTTCGGCACGTCCCTGGTCGGCCTGCTGTTCTCCGCCTACCTCACCTACCTGGAGCTGTTTGTCATCCACGCGATCTGCACGTGGTGCGTCGTCTCCGCCGTCATCCAGGTCTTACTGTTCGGCATGGCCGTCGTGCTCTGGCGGCGCCACCAGCAGTCTGTATAG
- the ytxC gene encoding putative sporulation protein YtxC: protein MHAITIGTAAGIDEIRQRLDDEFRLLEEEGVRVRIGQSHRGHFAFLDCEIDGGDARSSRTDALLRHYVASALSDVIVEKWERDLIRKIIRGSYSYFSRDEQDLIADYTGRTLRGNGDSHHGYAVNRKSKILHRLRDYLDTADELVLEGFVNFRLRDYIEELEDAVDRAVDEFLMEREYREFIRLLRHFVEIQEPRIAHVHVLLGPEGSFRLVDDDGGAIRSEALEEFVVEMVESEVNYEDLLISALITLAPRTLTVHRTGRPPGRDEAWETILGVFGDRTVECEGCAICSPARAGTCEPSPASLHH, encoded by the coding sequence GTGCACGCGATCACGATAGGGACTGCGGCAGGGATCGACGAGATTCGCCAGCGCCTGGACGACGAGTTCAGGCTGCTCGAGGAAGAGGGCGTCAGGGTCCGCATCGGGCAATCGCACAGGGGCCACTTCGCCTTTCTCGACTGCGAGATCGACGGTGGGGACGCCCGGTCGTCCCGGACGGATGCCCTCCTGCGTCACTATGTCGCCAGCGCCCTGTCTGACGTGATCGTGGAGAAATGGGAGCGCGACCTGATCCGCAAGATCATCCGCGGTTCGTACTCCTACTTCTCTCGGGACGAGCAGGATCTCATCGCGGACTATACAGGACGCACCCTCAGGGGAAACGGCGACTCTCACCACGGGTATGCGGTCAACCGCAAGAGCAAGATCCTCCACCGGTTGCGCGACTACCTCGACACAGCCGACGAGCTGGTGCTGGAGGGCTTCGTGAACTTCCGGCTGCGCGATTACATCGAGGAGCTGGAAGACGCCGTGGACCGGGCGGTTGACGAGTTCCTGATGGAACGGGAGTACCGCGAGTTCATCCGACTCCTCAGGCACTTCGTCGAGATCCAGGAACCCCGCATTGCGCATGTCCACGTGCTACTGGGCCCGGAAGGCTCCTTCCGGCTGGTGGACGACGACGGCGGCGCCATCCGCAGCGAGGCCCTGGAGGAGTTCGTCGTCGAGATGGTGGAGAGCGAGGTCAACTACGAGGACCTCCTGATCTCGGCGCTGATCACCCTGGCGCCCCGCACGCTCACCGTCCACCGGACGGGCCGGCCGCCTGGGCGCGACGAGGCATGGGAGACGATCCTCGGCGTGTTCGGCGACCGGACCGTGGAGTGCGAGGGCTGCGCCATCTGCAGCCCGGCCCGGGCGGGCACCTGCGAGCCGTCGCCGGCGTCGCTTCACCACTAG